Proteins from a single region of Mytilus trossulus isolate FHL-02 chromosome 2, PNRI_Mtr1.1.1.hap1, whole genome shotgun sequence:
- the LOC134708159 gene encoding zinc finger protein 14-like isoform X3, whose amino-acid sequence MRKKAKLNWCPKKRRRFKRLGMPTRKKSRIGRRFKNRCRRWIVMETDNQEPSNQDETEVLVESADPTPLMISTITSEAVGESEVVAESPELPDDDEHVEINETMEVPQCPNPLQCRYCGKVFTRSFYRKEHERIHTGEKPFSCSFCAKRFNSQGSCRKHERTHMRSKSRTHECEHCGKNFKDMTTLRTHLRTHTGDKPYSCDVCGRSFSFETVLKKHMMFHNGQKQFQCMVCSKSYFTAYDLRVHVRSHTGEKPYKCRFCSQSFATGRRRNLHEKCHEKTGAHHCKQCGMIFRSVESLALHQVKSQLAGGCSYINNTHQNNTNEGATPEPNHYDKPNEQNEEYNHYNGLNENEEFDIEFLGQTIHDSNPFGSPNTSQTYEVHKTNIYPTGLLKSNERCIKKEPISDHEVYNNEEYYESMSARRSIHPIATVDQSIASSQMIHSPVQSRNFFDRPVPEPQQLSVISTDEKSVQTIMLSDTDKLFCDMETAGKVHECKHCRIIFREYSMYLVHKTLHINPVKPFVCHLCGNEAENGVDFNAHLIWHMK is encoded by the exons GATTAGGAATGCCTACCAGAAAGAAATCAAGGATTGGCAGAAGGTTTAAGAACAGATGTAGGAGAT gGATTGTCATGGAAACGGATAATCAAGAACCATCAAATCAAGATGAAACAGAAGTTCTTGTCGAATCCGCGGATCCGACGCCTTTGATGATTTCGACTATTACATCTGAAGCAGTTGGAGAATCCGAGGTGGTTGCAGAGTCGCCCGAATTGCCCGATGACGATGAACATGTAGAGATTAACGAGACGATGGAAGTCCCACAGTGTCCGAATCCTTTACAGTGCCGATATTGTGGGAAAGTTTTTACCCGCTCTTTCTACCGCAAAGAACATGAACGCATACACACGGGTGAAAAACCATTCTCTTGTAGCTTTTGCGCAAAGCGATTTAACAGCCAAGGTAGCTGTCGTAAGCACGAAAGAACCCACATGCGCAGCAAGAGTCGAACACACGAATGTGAACATTGTGGCAAAAACTTCAAGGACATGACGACCTTGCGAACTCATCTAAGAACTCATACTGGTGATAAACCTTACTCGTGTGACGTATGTGGGCGATCATTTAGTTTCGAAACCGTTCTGAAAAAGCACATGATGTTCCACAATGGTCAGAAACAATTCCAATGTATGGTTTGTAGCAAATCGTACTTTACCGCATACGATCTACGCGTGCACGTGCGCTCACACACTGGGGAAAAGCCATACAAATGTCGTTTTTGTAGCCAATCATTTGCGACTGGAAGGAGGAGAAATCTGCATGAAAAGTGCCACGAGAAGACAGGAGCGCATCATTGCAAACAATGCGGAATGATTTTTAGATCAGTAGAATCTCTTGCACTACATCAAGTAAAAAGTCAACTAGCCGGTGGTTGTAGTTATATAAACAATACTCACCAAAACAATACTAATGAAGGTGCAACCCCAGAACCAAATCATTACGACAAACCTAATGAACAAAATGAGGAATACAACCATTACAACGGTTTAAACGAAAACGAAGAGTTTGATATTGAATTTCTGGGTCAAACAATACATGACAGCAACCCATTCGGCAGTCCGAATACCTCCCAAACATACGAGGTACACAAAACTAATATTTATCCAACTGGACTGCTGAAATCTAACGAAAGATGTATAAAAAAGGAACCTATTTCAGACCACGAAGTTTACAATAATGAGGAGTATTACGAAAGTATGTCTGCTCGAAGATCTATTCACCCAATCGCTACTGTAGACCAATCAATTGCTTCATCTCAAATGATACACTCGCCTGTTCAGTCCAGAAACTTTTTTGATAGACCAGTACCTGAGCCACAACAACTTTCTGTTATTTCAACAGACGAAAAGTCCGTTCAGACAATTATGTTGTCGGATACAGATAAACTATTTTGCGACATGGAGACGGCGGGAAAGGTCCATGAATGTAAGCACTGTAGGATTATTTTCCGAGAATATAGCATGTATTTGGTTCATAAAACACTGCATATTAATCCAGTGAAACCATTTGTTTGCCATTTGTGTGGCAATGAGGCAGAAAATGGCGTTGATTTTAATGCCCATCTCATATGGCACATGAAATGA
- the LOC134708159 gene encoding zinc finger protein 14-like isoform X2: MRKKAKLNWCPKKRRRFKRIVMETDNQEPSNQDETEVLVESADPTPLMISTITSEAVGESEVVAESPELPDDDEHVEINETMEVPQCPNPLQCRYCGKVFTRSFYRKEHERIHTGEKPFSCSFCAKRFNSQGSCRKHERTHMRSKSRTHECEHCGKNFKDMTTLRTHLRTHTGDKPYSCDVCGRSFSFETVLKKHMMFHNGQKQFQCMVCSKSYFTAYDLRVHVRSHTGEKPYKCRFCSQSFATGRRRNLHEKCHEKTGAHHCKQCGMIFRSVESLALHQVKSQLAGGCSYINNTHQNNTNEGATPEPNHYDKPNEQNEEYNHYNGLNENEEFDIEFLGQTIHDSNPFGSPNTSQTYEVHKTNIYPTGLLKSNERCIKKEPISDHEVYNNEEYYESMSARRSIHPIATVDQSIASSQMIHSPVQSRNFFDRPVPEPQQLSVISTDEKSVQTIMLSDTDKLFCDMETAGKVHECKHCRIIFREYSMYLVHKTLHINPVKPFVCHLCGNEAENGVDFNAHLIWHMK; this comes from the coding sequence gGATTGTCATGGAAACGGATAATCAAGAACCATCAAATCAAGATGAAACAGAAGTTCTTGTCGAATCCGCGGATCCGACGCCTTTGATGATTTCGACTATTACATCTGAAGCAGTTGGAGAATCCGAGGTGGTTGCAGAGTCGCCCGAATTGCCCGATGACGATGAACATGTAGAGATTAACGAGACGATGGAAGTCCCACAGTGTCCGAATCCTTTACAGTGCCGATATTGTGGGAAAGTTTTTACCCGCTCTTTCTACCGCAAAGAACATGAACGCATACACACGGGTGAAAAACCATTCTCTTGTAGCTTTTGCGCAAAGCGATTTAACAGCCAAGGTAGCTGTCGTAAGCACGAAAGAACCCACATGCGCAGCAAGAGTCGAACACACGAATGTGAACATTGTGGCAAAAACTTCAAGGACATGACGACCTTGCGAACTCATCTAAGAACTCATACTGGTGATAAACCTTACTCGTGTGACGTATGTGGGCGATCATTTAGTTTCGAAACCGTTCTGAAAAAGCACATGATGTTCCACAATGGTCAGAAACAATTCCAATGTATGGTTTGTAGCAAATCGTACTTTACCGCATACGATCTACGCGTGCACGTGCGCTCACACACTGGGGAAAAGCCATACAAATGTCGTTTTTGTAGCCAATCATTTGCGACTGGAAGGAGGAGAAATCTGCATGAAAAGTGCCACGAGAAGACAGGAGCGCATCATTGCAAACAATGCGGAATGATTTTTAGATCAGTAGAATCTCTTGCACTACATCAAGTAAAAAGTCAACTAGCCGGTGGTTGTAGTTATATAAACAATACTCACCAAAACAATACTAATGAAGGTGCAACCCCAGAACCAAATCATTACGACAAACCTAATGAACAAAATGAGGAATACAACCATTACAACGGTTTAAACGAAAACGAAGAGTTTGATATTGAATTTCTGGGTCAAACAATACATGACAGCAACCCATTCGGCAGTCCGAATACCTCCCAAACATACGAGGTACACAAAACTAATATTTATCCAACTGGACTGCTGAAATCTAACGAAAGATGTATAAAAAAGGAACCTATTTCAGACCACGAAGTTTACAATAATGAGGAGTATTACGAAAGTATGTCTGCTCGAAGATCTATTCACCCAATCGCTACTGTAGACCAATCAATTGCTTCATCTCAAATGATACACTCGCCTGTTCAGTCCAGAAACTTTTTTGATAGACCAGTACCTGAGCCACAACAACTTTCTGTTATTTCAACAGACGAAAAGTCCGTTCAGACAATTATGTTGTCGGATACAGATAAACTATTTTGCGACATGGAGACGGCGGGAAAGGTCCATGAATGTAAGCACTGTAGGATTATTTTCCGAGAATATAGCATGTATTTGGTTCATAAAACACTGCATATTAATCCAGTGAAACCATTTGTTTGCCATTTGTGTGGCAATGAGGCAGAAAATGGCGTTGATTTTAATGCCCATCTCATATGGCACATGAAATGA
- the LOC134708159 gene encoding zinc finger protein 14-like isoform X1 — translation MPTRKKSRIGRRFKNRCRRWIVMETDNQEPSNQDETEVLVESADPTPLMISTITSEAVGESEVVAESPELPDDDEHVEINETMEVPQCPNPLQCRYCGKVFTRSFYRKEHERIHTGEKPFSCSFCAKRFNSQGSCRKHERTHMRSKSRTHECEHCGKNFKDMTTLRTHLRTHTGDKPYSCDVCGRSFSFETVLKKHMMFHNGQKQFQCMVCSKSYFTAYDLRVHVRSHTGEKPYKCRFCSQSFATGRRRNLHEKCHEKTGAHHCKQCGMIFRSVESLALHQVKSQLAGGCSYINNTHQNNTNEGATPEPNHYDKPNEQNEEYNHYNGLNENEEFDIEFLGQTIHDSNPFGSPNTSQTYEVHKTNIYPTGLLKSNERCIKKEPISDHEVYNNEEYYESMSARRSIHPIATVDQSIASSQMIHSPVQSRNFFDRPVPEPQQLSVISTDEKSVQTIMLSDTDKLFCDMETAGKVHECKHCRIIFREYSMYLVHKTLHINPVKPFVCHLCGNEAENGVDFNAHLIWHMK, via the exons ATGCCTACCAGAAAGAAATCAAGGATTGGCAGAAGGTTTAAGAACAGATGTAGGAGAT gGATTGTCATGGAAACGGATAATCAAGAACCATCAAATCAAGATGAAACAGAAGTTCTTGTCGAATCCGCGGATCCGACGCCTTTGATGATTTCGACTATTACATCTGAAGCAGTTGGAGAATCCGAGGTGGTTGCAGAGTCGCCCGAATTGCCCGATGACGATGAACATGTAGAGATTAACGAGACGATGGAAGTCCCACAGTGTCCGAATCCTTTACAGTGCCGATATTGTGGGAAAGTTTTTACCCGCTCTTTCTACCGCAAAGAACATGAACGCATACACACGGGTGAAAAACCATTCTCTTGTAGCTTTTGCGCAAAGCGATTTAACAGCCAAGGTAGCTGTCGTAAGCACGAAAGAACCCACATGCGCAGCAAGAGTCGAACACACGAATGTGAACATTGTGGCAAAAACTTCAAGGACATGACGACCTTGCGAACTCATCTAAGAACTCATACTGGTGATAAACCTTACTCGTGTGACGTATGTGGGCGATCATTTAGTTTCGAAACCGTTCTGAAAAAGCACATGATGTTCCACAATGGTCAGAAACAATTCCAATGTATGGTTTGTAGCAAATCGTACTTTACCGCATACGATCTACGCGTGCACGTGCGCTCACACACTGGGGAAAAGCCATACAAATGTCGTTTTTGTAGCCAATCATTTGCGACTGGAAGGAGGAGAAATCTGCATGAAAAGTGCCACGAGAAGACAGGAGCGCATCATTGCAAACAATGCGGAATGATTTTTAGATCAGTAGAATCTCTTGCACTACATCAAGTAAAAAGTCAACTAGCCGGTGGTTGTAGTTATATAAACAATACTCACCAAAACAATACTAATGAAGGTGCAACCCCAGAACCAAATCATTACGACAAACCTAATGAACAAAATGAGGAATACAACCATTACAACGGTTTAAACGAAAACGAAGAGTTTGATATTGAATTTCTGGGTCAAACAATACATGACAGCAACCCATTCGGCAGTCCGAATACCTCCCAAACATACGAGGTACACAAAACTAATATTTATCCAACTGGACTGCTGAAATCTAACGAAAGATGTATAAAAAAGGAACCTATTTCAGACCACGAAGTTTACAATAATGAGGAGTATTACGAAAGTATGTCTGCTCGAAGATCTATTCACCCAATCGCTACTGTAGACCAATCAATTGCTTCATCTCAAATGATACACTCGCCTGTTCAGTCCAGAAACTTTTTTGATAGACCAGTACCTGAGCCACAACAACTTTCTGTTATTTCAACAGACGAAAAGTCCGTTCAGACAATTATGTTGTCGGATACAGATAAACTATTTTGCGACATGGAGACGGCGGGAAAGGTCCATGAATGTAAGCACTGTAGGATTATTTTCCGAGAATATAGCATGTATTTGGTTCATAAAACACTGCATATTAATCCAGTGAAACCATTTGTTTGCCATTTGTGTGGCAATGAGGCAGAAAATGGCGTTGATTTTAATGCCCATCTCATATGGCACATGAAATGA